Part of the Nicotiana sylvestris chromosome 5, ASM39365v2, whole genome shotgun sequence genome is shown below.
GTGTTGCAGAGGCCCAAAGGTACTTGGGCAGTTTGGTTCAAGGTCTAGTGTGAAGGTAATTAGTAAGTCTTAAGGGTATTTGGGGGAGTTTAATAAGGGGAATCTTTTAAAACCGCCTGGGAAACTTCCAGAAAGGTGGGGAAGGGGGTAGATTTACAAACAAGTTTTAAATTGGGGTCTGAATTGGATAGATAAAATTTGGGGCATGGGGTAAATGGTAAGTTTGAAAATTCACTACTGATGCCCTAAAACCCCTCTATAAAGGTCCCCTTTCCTTGATTTTCAAGGCAGAGATCAGAAACCTAAAAATTCATAAACGACTGGGGAATATACATTGCTAGAGTTAGGAAATTAACAAGAAAACacaggaaaaaaagagagaaagtaCTGTTACATTGGCTGATTTTCTGGGATTTGAAAGATGATCTAATACTTTGCTGGTTTTGGATTCCAAATATGGACTGAGATTGATGTTTCTGCTGCTAAGTTACTGCTGATCTCACCCTCCTCTTTTGAAATTCTGTAGCTGTTTTTGGTTGTATCCAGATACATTTTCGAATCCTTGGAGTGGAAATGTGAATGTTGAATGAAAGATGGTGTTCCAATGTCTAAATTCTAGCCTCACTTTAAAGTCTGGTCTTAGTAGTCTTGTTATGGCTTGATGTTTATCAATTAGTTTGTTTACAGTTTTAACTGAACTTGGTATAATTACATTGAATGTTATGTAGTTGTTTGTAATCGTAAGTTTGGACTTTCAGTTTACTTCTTTAGCTTCAAGTGTATTCGAATAGATTTCTAGTTCATTATTAGGGGTCTAATGACATGACATATTACTGCTTGATTCACTAGTTTCATGTGCTGAAACCAATGTTATAATTAGCTTTGATGTACCTGTGCGTTGTATGTTCTTGAAGAATCAATACTTTTGCTCAAATGATATCAGTTTAAGGGTTCTGAAGGTTGTCAACTTTGAGTGTTAGCTTGACTACCCTGCACTTAATATTAGCATATGCATAACAGGTGTATGAATgttagtgaaagaaagtctgtGAGTCTAATGTTAAAGGTTTCATAGAATTAGTCCATTATTGTCTTGGATCTAATGTTTGGAGTGGAACAGAGTTGAGTTCATGTTAGTAATAGtattttttgaaatcatgttAGTGTTTGGTTAGAATTCATGAATTttgttatattttaaatagtGAGACAAACTGTGTATGAGCTTTATAACATCAGTTATTGCATCTTCGTTATAGAATGTGATTTGGCATCAAAATACACTTTGCATCTTTTTAAAACTTGCAAGAATTGTCAGTACTTGTCTTAATCTCAAGATTTCTCAtaaaaaaatgtaatttgttTCAAGTAATTGCCATAAATTACGCAACTAAGCCTTTGTCATTGGCCCAGTTACATCCAAAACCCCTTTTGCTGATCCCGTCCAGTTTTGGGCCTCACCTTGAGCCCAATGCCCTTTAAATTGTTGTCTATTATTACTTAAGTCTGAAATCCGCTTTCTCCAAATGTTAGGCCAATATGTAGCACTTTGAATAGGATGCGTATAGTAATGAAGACCGAATTAATTTGAACAAAGCTCAAACTGCTTTAATCTTTAATTAGATTGGGGTGTGCCATATCCACAAAActtataatttatggccctcataaGACTAGACCAAGAAATCACTTTAGGAATAATTTGAGGCGTGTCATGCCAAATAAAAACCCCAAGCCCATGACCCTCATAtaattaatactaactctttaaaaattgaggtgtgtcatcaattgaattttccgtggccctcacaaatttgttattaatttgaaccttcgtagttgctttaggcgcgttctttAAATTGACTTTCTTTtaattcttaaattcgggtgtacatttcatgtgacccggttctaatttccaacaaggataagtagaacgtgtcgtgaatcaCGAgtacatttcatgtagcgtggcttgtgATGTGTTTTGAATAACcctgaattaattctttaaataaataaaaagcgattttaaagttaaaaaggcacataggtttaaaagtaatttaaaatcagataattgggCCGAtaatgatagttgagcgaccgtgctaaaactacgaaacccgggaatgcctaacaccttctcccgggttaacagaattccttacccggatttctgtattcgcggactataaaacagagtcaatctttcctcgattcaggatttaaaaccggtgacttgggacaccataaactatcccaggtggcgactctgaattttaaataaaataatcccgtttcgattgtcacttaaattgaaaaaaactcccttatacccttccggaggtgataaaaaggaggtgtgacagacatAATATGAGTGAAGAAGATATTATTGAATCAAACAATATGAAACAAAAGGGTCCAATCTTAGACCTTTTGAGCTACAATTTTTCCCTAGATATTCATGCTATATTAATATATAATATTACCATAGTataaatcttttttttaaaataatatttagaaTCTGAAAACGTAGCTTACTAGTTGTCTTGGGCCATCAAATAAACCATAGTATAAATGTACTACGTGAATTAGTTGAAGTACGAGCAACTTGACCTGATACCACTGtcgtatattatatatatacacataatcgGATCTTAATTGTGTAATGGCAAGACACATATTCTTCAGGATGACCAATTGTTGGTTTGAATCTGAAATTATCTTAGAATGTACACCAAATTTTCCTGAAATTATAGTTCAATTTAAGGCATAAACTGCATTTTCATGCCTCGTCTCACAAATTCAATAATATATCAATTCATATCTCCATTTTCTGCAAAAGGGGAAAGTAGCATAATTTCATTCCCTCGTGAAAGCCGGTATCTCACTTTGAAAGAGTCTCGACATGATGGTGTATACCCACTCCATAGCTAAGCTTATCACAGGCTAAAGAGTGACCGATCGGCCggggggcggatttagggggcggAGGGGGGCTCGAACCCCCTTGGCCGGAAAATTGCACTATACACACAAGGCAAAATCCGTCTTGTGTCTCTATATATTATTTTTAGAATCCCCTTAAAAATAGCCCAAACGCATAGCTTAGTGGCCAAGGGGACTGGTTCAATTCCCATTGGCCAGtcttttaataaattttaaattttttcttttttgaacgcCCTTAGCGGAAATCCTGTCTCCACCATTGCGACTGTgatgtgtgtgtctatatatttATATGTGATGTGTGTGTGTAACCAGTTCATGGAGGTAACACATTCTGCTCTTGCATTATAGATCATCCTTGTCAGATAAACATAAAAGAAAACTAGTACTAAATACTTGATCAGTGTACAAATCATCTAGAGGTTCACATCCCAAGCAAAGACTAAATTGTTGAAACTTTCCAAAAGATTATATATGTAATACATTCAGTACATATGAAAGGAGAAAACAACCAAATTCTTGCCCATCTTTGGGCAATTTGACATGCTCTACCTCAGACAAAAAGATAGAACATGGATCTATATATCTTTGTATAGCTATACTAGTATATACAAGTATAGTTTAGTTGGTTGTCATTTTTCTTGCTCTACCTTCTGCTGACTTGAGGATCGGCGACAGATTTCTTTATACAATCCACGATACCTACACAATCAGCCTGAGGCACGGGACACCCTGAATCATCTTCAGACTCAGGAAATGGATCTGTGTGCGGAGAGCGAAGGCTCCCATGAGTTTGACAGGCTTTCATTGTCTTACAATGCTCTGCTTCGTCATCTCtaatattcatgaatacatcgTACAGATTATCTAAATAGGAAACACGAGTTCAATCAGAACTGTACTCTTTCACTTGTGTAAAAAGATTTACCAAAAGTAACAAAACAGCGTTCCTTTCTCCAGATAAACATATATCTCAGCTATAAGATAGGGGCGCACGAAATGTTACCACCGCTAGAGAATTATAAAGATAAGGGTGAACAACACTTTGTACCCTTCAGTTTTCAACAAAAATATCATTGAAAATTAACAAAGACGTCTAATGGAACATCTCAATAGAATGGCCAAGGATCAGGATATGAAGCATATTTATGCAACAGTCATCTTATTAAATAATCTAAACCAAGCTCAATATCGAAGTTCAGGAAAAAAGAGGGTTAAACAGCGACATGATACAATATCATTGAGGTGACTTTACCTATCTTTGGTCTTCGAGTATTAGGCTCTCGTGAAGTTTGAAATTCATCTGAAGCAATCACAAGATGGTTTAGAGTACTAAAGCAGATGGAAATTATTTGGTCATAAGTTTATTAAGTACCGCTGTAACACTCACCAAACAAATACAAGTCACCTCCCGTGTAGTAGCTCACGGCAATCTTTGGAGCGGGCAATTTCTTCAATTCCTCTGCAGAAGCATTAACACTGAATATTACTACCATTTTGAGGTTAAAAATCCAATAGCATTAAACTATCCCAGAAAAGGAATTGACTAGAAATATATGCATATTTTTCCATCTTCCCTCTTCCCCGAGGTCCTTGTTCCTTTCCAAACATTGTGCTATCCTTGAGAAAGAGCCAAGCATATTAAAGGAAACTACCACTTAAAATTCTGGATATTCCACTTTGCTGTTCAAAATATGCAACTGTTTGTAAAATAATACCTCCTTGCTCCTTGATGAATTTATCGTAAGTCTCGTATGCGTGGTTCTCCACACATTCAGAGAAATGATCTGCAAGAATTGAAGCACCACCAAACTGTATCAGTAAAGGGCCGTGTCAAACATAAAATCATGACCAACCACCACTGTCACTTTCGGGTATATAAATCAAAGAATTTAAAACTAGACAAAGAAGACGTGCACGAAAAAATGCCGAAAGCAGTGATTTCATCTCCCAATTCTGAAAAGAAGCAAGATAGGTAAAAGATGCTACATATTTTTTGATGAGTTAAAAAGGCTATAACACTTTTACTGGAAATATTAAAATTGGTCTATAAGATAATGATGAATATTCCAGCTATTATCGACATCCAGAACCATACTCTTTTAAACAATAAAAAGCTATGAGAAACTGAAAGGAGATAAAGAAAAGCTCTAGAGACGTGAACGTTAGATCCTAATATTACAACTTACATGCCATTCTTGGGCTCAAAGCATACATCAAAACTGTCATGAAATAATAGAATACTGCAACATGCTGCGCAAGGAATCGGTCAAACCAccaggcatttcctcctaattcCTGCAGTTGAACAACAATGATTTCAGGACAGAGAAATATATCTATGAATTATTTTCAATTCAAGTAAACAAGGCTCTGTGACGCACAATAAGTTGGTTCATTACTTACTGCACGAAATATTCATAAGATCccattcaaaagaaagttcactTAGAttaaaaaagggcagcccggtgcactaagctcccactattgcgcggggtccggggaagggccggaccacaagggtctatacTTTCACTATATAAGTATATGATATGAAATAATACATTTCTCCAATAAAAAGTTTAAAGTAGCACATGGAGACAATGTAGTATCAAGCCTTTCATATCGTAACCCTTGCCGAATAAACTATGCTTATTTATGAAAAAACCAACATACATAGCACACACTTAATGACTGCGGCAAGACAGATGCTTGTTAGGTGTAGTACATTAGAAGGACGAGAAGAAACATAAACTAGGGCATTTGTTGGAAGGAAATCAAGAAGTTAGAAGCTAGAGCATTACTTCCATAATGAGTAAATGGTGCATCTCATTCCAGCTCTCAGCAAAATGCACCTTCAGATAATCTGCTCTTCTCCACCAACCAAAGCTCTCATACATGTGAAGAACAGATATAAATGCTGTCATAAATACATTATGATCCACATGTCAATACAGTACACAACATATGTTCAAGCCTAAACAAAATAGTACGGTCTGGGAAAAATGGTCTAGGTGTTACAAAAGAATCAGCAGCTTGAAGACGTAGTCTTTACCGAAATAAGGAACTCTTGCAATTGTTTCCAGCACGAAAAACCTTGCATGGTTTCGGTCATGATACAATGTGTCAAGAATCTTTATCACCGAATCCTGAAATTATTAGAGCATAATTTGATCACAATCAGACATATTCTTAGCCAATTGGAATGTACAAAAGCTACTCAGGACTAAATCCTATGCGCTGAAAAACATTCCTGAAATACATAGTTTTCATGAAATTTGATAGTAAGCAAGATTCAGAAAATGCAATACCTACCGTGAGAAATATATTTATAGACTGCTCAACCTTTACAACCCATTTCTCCAAACCATTAGGGGGTGAATCATCTGGTGGCTCTCCGTTACTTCCCCCTCCCACTTTGCTCGGAAAACTTTTAGGTGCAAACGATTTCTCCACAACCACTTCCTCTTCATTCTCTTGTAACAACGTTGCTCGAACCCTACATGATTTCCTGCACACAATTGAACAACCAAAATACAACTTAAAGAAATCAACCTCGCTTTTCTACTAAAGATCAACCAAAACATCAATCAACCAGCAAATTCTCTACAATATGAACCGCAAAGCAATCAATCCATCAACTACACCTCCATTAGTTTGGTAGCTATATTAATCCACTGTATTCACCTCAACCCAGTATTAGTTTGGTAGCTATATTAATCCACTGTATTCATTCTGCTCTATTTGGATCCGTTTCATTCCGATACAACAACTATGCTTCATtcccaaacaagttggggtcagctatatgaatcctcactgaCCATATTTCACCACTTAAGCTCAACTCATGTCATCATATCCATTTCATTCTAATTGTaataaacaatttaacattaaagGCATAAATACACAAAAATGTAAAGTAGAGAAAATGTCAGTTAATGCTAAGAATTTGCAAGGCCCAAACCTCAATTCTTTTTGCTGGCAAATACCCAACTCCCAAATTAATACTAATAAAGACAAACTGATTAAAATACATGCTAAATCATCCTCTAGAAATGAAAAAGATCCATAAAATATCAAAAATTACTATTCtttatttccttctttttccCTAATTGTCAATACCAATAAAATTTCATATAAATTACAACCCAAATAACAAGAAAGATGGGCAAAGTTCATTGTTTGAGCTAATAATTTCAATAAAAACAAGAACTTTATATAATTTTAAACCAAATAACAAAAAGATGGGCacaatcatttttttattttgatttccaTAAAAACAAGAACTTTATATAGTaacaatttaaaccaaacaacAAAAAAGATGTGTAAAGCTCATTTTTTTCCAGCTAAATTGAAATAAAGACAAGAATTTTAGACTATAATTTACCTTGAGAGATGAAGTCGTGAAGATCCACAAGAATTTTGAAGTGAAATTAGAGAATTAAAACAAAATGGGGTCTGAGAAATGCATAAAAATGATAGATTTCCAAGATTTCTTGCTTTGAAATAAGAAAATGAAGGAACTGAGGTTCTAAAAGCCATAGCTGAAAGAGAAATCGCCATTGTTGAACCTTTAGCCTTCCCAGAAAATCGACCTAATACTATTTTAAGTCGGCCAGGGAAGGTAAGGAAAGTCGTTAGTTTTTCTGAGAAACCAATAGCTGTGTCAAACTGGAAAATGGACAAAGTGCAATGGAATTGGAAAACTTAGGGATGGTTTTGAAAAGTATCAAAACATTTTGtcgttttttgcaaaaatagataTTTTTAAGGACTGCGATTTTCATTTTCTGTAATATTGGTGTAAAAATGACAACAGATAGTCATTTTAAAAGATTACTATTTAGAAATTAGTCGGTATGTcttgaattttaaattttgagGATATTAAAAAATTAGTCAGTACGTCCTTAATTTCAATTTTCAAGACAAAAATATCCTGAATTGTTCAGaaattaagatttttagtttaaaattttagGACAAAATGCGTACTGACTAATCTCTAACACTTGTTTGGATGGTCGTTACttgttgtattgtatcgtattgttacttcaGATACAATGTTTgatttgattgttacttaaactTTATTGTATAGTATCGTTAAATATGTACTTATGTAACGACGAAAAGTGTCACTTAGGTTGCCATGTGGGCCGGTTAGGCCCGGCCTAGGCCCGCGAGCCTATATGGGTAGTGGGTCTAAATGGGCCTAACCGTTTAAGCCCGGGACCAGGGGTGGGCCGGTTACGTTAAAAAGCCCGTTAGGACCCGGGACCGGGTGCTAAGTGGGCCGGTTCAAACGATCTTAAACGGGCTCAaacgggcccaacggctatttaaaaaaaaaaatctaaaaaaaaatttaaccgTTATAACATTTAAAATATGGTTGTTGGCCTGCAAAAATAGTCGCTTGGGCTCTGtaaaatagccatttaacccccctccccccaactttgttttaatccaaactttttataattacacttttttcctcttttcaactataaataccccctcattctttcatttttctcacaaaatcatcaatctctctctaattttcttctataattggttactttattgttgcaatttgtgtgaaaaattgtgaagttggtgaattgaagtattcaagtcttcaacgataattaattttcaacaagttgttcgtcaattcggtaaactcgttccaactctttagttttaatattatagttttgtttgttttatttattttgtataattataattaagatgGATTTTTcgttaaaaaaatatttagtacAAATAAAGACAAATCCAAGAGTGGTAAATCTATTAGTCAATTTATTCCTCCTCTAATTCTCCGGGCTCCCCTACCCAAACCCCATAGCCGCTCTCCACCTGctcttattcttgatagtgataatactTTATTATAATTTACTGAGAGTCAATATGTGCATAATGTTGGAGGTGGTGAACACTTAGATCATGAATATATGAATTCTCTTTATGGTAATCTAActattgatgaagaagatgagcaggAAATAGATTTGGATGAACCGCAACCGGATGATGATACACTCACTAGTCCTGTTGCGGAAGTTAACTCaactaatccaaatgatgccccaTCTGACCCCCTCCCCTGTTACTACCCCTGCTTTTTATAAACAACCTTCTAAACGGGCTGAAACATCTCTTATTTGGCCATTTTTTATTCaaacaagagaaaaaaataaagcttAAAGGTAAAACGTGTGGCAAATAGCTTTTAACTATGTtactcgggggggggggggaggacgAGAAGTTTGAGGAGACACATAATGATACACCCTCAAGACAAAGTTAAATATTATCAATTTCAACCGGAAATTAACACCGTTACCGGTAGTATTTTATATTATGGCCCAAGAAAAGATAGGAAAAAATTGGCAAAAatccctatagttttccttctaaccctcactttgtgcattatattagaagaatttttaatcctacttataaaggatggcctcgcacaaccgtaaagagtgttatttataaatataaacatgaatatgaacaatatttgcattatttatttactcatattaattgccgtgttgctattactactgatattggtagaagtggtaatgactgtgattatcttacTGTTACCGGTCATTTGATTGATGAGgactggataatgcaaaagcgtattattgcttatagaataattaattcatgtcacacaggGCAGTTTATTTCTAGCACAGTTACGGacatttgtagatatttttgcattagtgataaaataatgtcaatttcaatggataatgctactaGTAACACTAATGTTGTAGCCCTGCTTACCACTACattaaatcctgcatttagtaacatttttcatgttagatgtatttgtcatatttaccatttaattgtgggtgatggtatgagaattttaaatgtggaaattgaaaaggttaaaatggctatTCACTAGctcttttattcaaaccgtagaagtagacttagagaatattttaaaagatgcgatgaatttggcctaagagaaagaaaggttcttAAACCTTatccaactagatggaattacatgtatgaaagtttagttgttgcatatgaatatagaaactcCACAAACTCAACGTTTAATACTCATGTAAGTGATGATGATAAGAAGCTTACAAATGCGGATTGGGCTAATATTAAAATGTTTGtagatttttttagaaaaatttcatattgctacaaatgaattttctgggcaatattatcctactatttctaactgtttagtttatcttgcagaacttgcaaatttgtttgcttatttttcagagggtggagaaatttatgaacaagctattgattctatgagaatgaaattttaaaaatattttttccatatTCCCTCTATTTATGATTTTGGTGCCTTGTTAAATCCTACTAttaaattaggaggtcctcaataTTGGTATCAATCTATTTACCATGGTTTAGCACTTGAAGATGAGGAGTTGTCTAGACTTTTGGACGCACAAGccttaattaaaataaatgctcaaactatttataGTGCTTATCAAATTGCAATAGATAATGCTAGACCAAATAttccaactccttcttcttcGAGTTCTCAATCAACTAAAAGAACTGCGGGAGTAAGAGCACTTACTGCTTGGGCcgggttcaggggttctcaaggttctagtactagtgattgttcacaactaaatgagcttgaagtttatttgtcacaAGGAATTGAGGAAGTGAATCCTGATGGCTCCTTTAatattttggaatggtggaaggacaaagaaaaatactttccGATTCTTTCAAGGATGACCTGAGACATTTTAAtcattcaagcttcaacagtggcatcggagagcgctttcagtcaagcaagacttcaacttggtaattatagagcgtctatgagggagagcttgggaAAATCAGTACTTTTCATAAATTGGATCCGTTTGGAACGAaaaaattttggacttgctgaatcacaaccaaatgtagacgaagcttacgaagaaatgctagctgaacttgCGAAGGATGCAGCTTCGCttggaagcggtgatgaacaagtgttttttccaccaccaccaacggaagTTCCttcgaaccttgaaggatttatgaaatttgtaagagataccatgtaaaattaatatgtaacttttttggcacatcttgattagtttctttttcttctcaatagtggtattagcaccttggttgtgctcattccattgggggtggggggtgggggagggggaagactaagaaagattgGGTCATGTTTTGTTAAtgtcataataataaaaattataacgcATTCCTTTGAATATCTCTTTATAATATTTTGtgttttaaattaaaaaatttaagtcacaactatataatataatttaagagaaattgccttagataaaaaaaaaaaaaatagtgcaGGCCCACATAGGCCCGGGACTGGCCCACTTAGTCCAGACCAACCCACTTATCCCGAGACCATTAATTCGTGGTCCCGGTCTGGTTCCTACCAATAGCTAGCCCACGAAGCCCGGAACCGTTTAAGCCCGACCCACGAAGCCTGTGCCCATATAGGACCAACCTACGAGGCCCGTTTAGGTCCGGGTCTGGCCCATTTGCCAACCTTACGATCGATTTAGTGTGGTCacgtcgttaccttgtctttttctctcatctcgccattcattattaaataattttattttattctttatcctatatttttatataataattttaccccatatcataatttttctttataatattacaaatttattcttcatattgttagTATGTGATATCATTAAACGACGACAAACGATACAATTTATT
Proteins encoded:
- the LOC104220541 gene encoding ubiquinol oxidase 4, chloroplastic/chromoplastic; amino-acid sequence: MAISLSAMAFRTSVPSFSYFKARNLGNLSFLCISQTPFCFNSLISLQNSCGSSRLHLSRKSCRVRATLLQENEEEVVVEKSFAPKSFPSKVGGGSNGEPPDDSPPNGLEKWVVKVEQSINIFLTDSVIKILDTLYHDRNHARFFVLETIARVPYFAFISVLHMYESFGWWRRADYLKVHFAESWNEMHHLLIMEELGGNAWWFDRFLAQHVAVFYYFMTVLMYALSPRMAYHFSECVENHAYETYDKFIKEQGEELKKLPAPKIAVSYYTGGDLYLFDEFQTSREPNTRRPKIDNLYDVFMNIRDDEAEHCKTMKACQTHGSLRSPHTDPFPESEDDSGCPVPQADCVGIVDCIKKSVADPQVSRR